One stretch of Prunus persica cultivar Lovell chromosome G1, Prunus_persica_NCBIv2, whole genome shotgun sequence DNA includes these proteins:
- the LOC109947782 gene encoding uncharacterized protein LOC109947782 isoform X2 — MVGEMKLMIAEEQKFQGKALSLSHTKTAITTIKEKFTEQQLQLFEQSCFGHLLGIEDLKWTSPIVHGLLLRKADPKTVSQLNGIKFIVGKKVIQFTAQQFCIVTGLRFGNLPLIPIPTNENCSLKRKYFANDKAVNLLELEKAFLECDDVDDVFKLGFVYFAVFVLLGSEKHVHIDMRYLKLAEDLEDFGKYPWGAVSYAKTNASLLRALCADYQRVKVPTKTAKTKKSGKKPTTTATGRPREYHLKGFPYALQIWAYEVFPALAALHLVVHEENAHIPRLLHWRSNSSPRFYELMSQVFENREVDVQLLRPSVMDKQQPYWTWGDSADDSEELVDLLGDDAEQQTGTSASVEEKEKDIDDTANLPSSSKGTVASRELRTLKRDFQRTKDELAKVSLSNRALCDRVHQLEDKVRKESMKAEKEFEKNTKCVEDFRNTLSSMEHYFKLEIEQLKKQNGGVNEAAEGHEDLGSPHMNEGGNNDLSPLHAYVSPPTEPAVMETQVPGDGAEPSAGMVVEEAKMAASVPHSEVHEVADPAESDELPTPEDVAGCDEICQRVMKLLEDWKITKSMPSGGLMNPPSLPTVTMAGDEEGSSSVENKEVEGKGCRQKRPAQTLLSPFTDPLRKKRTMTVSAATATPPCFDPSKSLPIEDVKAVIQFCSAWKSDISAEVQLESFSVGADFFYRLVDETEWMSSRHLDMATFLIRKRQLSHPLVFGTDWTTADCCLQQFLEPFKPTARKRGSKKAASSNTVDLPASKVKNLHHFVRGTWQHGYAQAWTKVRKVYFPYNLKGSHWVAIELDFVRHTATVYDSYIDYTKRSKLVTLLHPISDTLARVLFDMHFYDASEVEEVKQKGLTMSMYTPFSVCSIADVPQQRDGASCGILTVKIIEHLSAGMSVDKVDPLKIKYYRLKLAIEGLRGEAYL, encoded by the exons GAACAAAAATTCCAAGGGAAAGCATTGTCGTTATCCCATACGAAGACGGCAATCACTACGATAAAGGAGAAATTCACTGAACAGCAGCTGCAACTGTTTGAACAGagttgttttggtcatctCCTAGGGATTGAGGACCTCAAGTGGACTTCTCCGATTGTCCACGGGTTGCTGCTCAGGAAAGCTGATCCCAAGACAGTTTCCCAACTGAACGGGATCAAATTCATTGTTGGCAAGAAGGTCATCCAATTCACGGCGCAGCAATTTTGCATCGTGACAGGGCTAAGGTTTGGAAACCTTCCCTTGATTCCGATTCCCACGAATGAGAACTGCTCATTGAAACGGAAGTACTTTGCCAACGATAAAGCTGTGAACCTGTTGGAATTAGAAAAGGCCTTCCTCGAATGCGATGATGTGGACGATGTATTCAAGCTTGGATTCGTATACTTTGCTGTCTTTGTGCTGTTGGGCAGCGAAAAACATGTCCACATTGACATGCGATATTTGAAGTTGGCGGAAGACCTTGAAGACTTTGGGAAGTATCCATGGGGTGCTGTGTCTTATGCGAAGACAAATGCGTCACTGCTGAGGGCACTTTGTGCAGATTACCAGCGAGTGAAAGTGCCCACAAAAactgccaaaacaaaaaaatctggaAAGAAACCAACAACAACGGCAACCGGTAGACCAAGAGAGTACCACCTCAAAGGTTTTCCGTATGCACTTCAG ATTTGGGCGTATGAGGTGTTTCCAGCGTTGGCTGCACTACATTTGGTGGTGCACGAAGAAAATGCGCACATCCCTCGTTTACTACATTGGAGGAGCAATAGTTCGCCGCGTTTTTATGAGCTAATGAGCCAAGTATTCGAGAACCGTGAG GTTGATGTGCAGCTTCTTCGGCCATCTGTGATGGACAAGCAGCAGCCGTATTGGACTTGGGGTGACAGTGCTGACGACAGTGAAGAACTTGTTGACTTGTTGGGCGATGACGCTGAACAACAAACCGGCACTTCTGCCTctgtagaagaaaaagagaaggacaTTGACGATACTGCAAACCTTCCGTCGTCTTCTAAG GGTACAGTCGCGTCCAGAGAGTTACGCACTTTGAAGCGTGACTTTCAAAGGACAAAGGATGAATTGGCCAAAGTTTCCCTATCAAATCGAGCACTTTGCGACAGAGTGCATCAGTTGGAAGACAAGGTACGGAAGGAGTCAATGAAAGCTGAAAAAGAGTtcgaaaaaaatacaaagtgtGTGGAGGATTTCCGCAACACCCTGTCTTCAATGGAGCATTATTTTAAGTTGGAGATAGAGCagctgaaaaaacaaaatggtggGGTGAATGAAGCTGCGGAAGGACATGAGGACCTCGGTAGTCCTCATATGAATGAAGGAGGCAACAATGACTTGTCGCCATTACATGCCTATGTAAGTCCGCCGACAGAACCGGCAGTAATGGAAACACAAGTCCCCGGTGATGGAGCCGAACCTTCCGCAGGCATGGTAGTTGAAGAGGCAAAAATGGCCGCTTCAGTTCCTCACTCAGAAGTGCATGAAGTAGCTGACCCGGCAGAATCCGATGAGCTGCCTACCCCGGAAGATGTTGCTGGGTGTGACGAAATCTGCCAAAGAGTCATGAAGCTGTTAGAAGATTGGAAAATCACTAAGAGTATGCCATCGGGAGGTTTGATGAATCCTCCAAGTCTACCCACAGTTACTATGGCTGGTGATGAAGAAGGTAGTTCAAGtgttgaaaacaaagaagTGGAAGGTAAAGGGTGCAGACAGAAGCGCCCGGCGCAGACATTGTTGAGCCCATTTACAGATcctttgaggaagaagaggacgaTGACTGTGTCGGCTGCGACTGCAACCCCGCCATGTTTTGATCCATCCAAATCCTTGCCCATTGAAGATGTGAAGGCAGTAATACAGTTTTGCAGTGCCTGGAAAAGCGATATCAG TGCGGAGGTGCAGCTGGAATCATTTTCAGTGGGCGCTGATTTTTTCTACAGACTTGTCGATGAAACCGAATGGATGAGCTCAAGG CACCTGGACATGGCAACCTTTCTTATCCGCAAAAGGCAACTATCTCATCCGTTGGTTTTTGGAACGGACTGGACAACGGCAGATTGTTGCTTGCAG CAATTTCTAGAGCCGTTCAAACCGACGGCCAGGAAACGTGGATCGAAGAAGGCTGCTAGTTCAAACACCGTTGACCTTCCAGCCAGCAAGGTGAAGAATTTACATCACTTTGTGCGTGGTACGTGGCAACACGGCTATGCCCAAGCTTGGACAAAAGTCCGGAAGGTGTATTTTCCATATAATCTGAAAGGGTCTCATTGGGTTGCAATCGAACTTGATTTCGTAAGACATACTGCAACCGTGTATGACTCCTATATTGATTATACGAAACGTTCAAAGCTGGTTACGCTTCTGCACCCTATTAGCGATACGCTGGCACGAGTGCTGTTCGATATGCACTTTTATGATGCTTCTGAGGTTGAAGAGGTGAAGCAAAAGGGGCTGACGATGTCGATGTATACGCCATTCTCAGTGTGCAGCATTGCAGATGTGCCACAACAACGAGATGG TGCGTCTTGCGGAATCTTGACCGTCAAAATCATCGAGCATCTCAGTGCTGGGATGTCGGTAGATAAAGTTGACCCTTTGAAGATCAAATATTACCGACTCAAGCTTGCAATTGAGGGTTTAAGGGGGGAGGCATATTTATGA
- the LOC109947782 gene encoding uncharacterized protein LOC109947782 isoform X1: MQGNMVGEMKLMIAEEQKFQGKALSLSHTKTAITTIKEKFTEQQLQLFEQSCFGHLLGIEDLKWTSPIVHGLLLRKADPKTVSQLNGIKFIVGKKVIQFTAQQFCIVTGLRFGNLPLIPIPTNENCSLKRKYFANDKAVNLLELEKAFLECDDVDDVFKLGFVYFAVFVLLGSEKHVHIDMRYLKLAEDLEDFGKYPWGAVSYAKTNASLLRALCADYQRVKVPTKTAKTKKSGKKPTTTATGRPREYHLKGFPYALQIWAYEVFPALAALHLVVHEENAHIPRLLHWRSNSSPRFYELMSQVFENREVDVQLLRPSVMDKQQPYWTWGDSADDSEELVDLLGDDAEQQTGTSASVEEKEKDIDDTANLPSSSKGTVASRELRTLKRDFQRTKDELAKVSLSNRALCDRVHQLEDKVRKESMKAEKEFEKNTKCVEDFRNTLSSMEHYFKLEIEQLKKQNGGVNEAAEGHEDLGSPHMNEGGNNDLSPLHAYVSPPTEPAVMETQVPGDGAEPSAGMVVEEAKMAASVPHSEVHEVADPAESDELPTPEDVAGCDEICQRVMKLLEDWKITKSMPSGGLMNPPSLPTVTMAGDEEGSSSVENKEVEGKGCRQKRPAQTLLSPFTDPLRKKRTMTVSAATATPPCFDPSKSLPIEDVKAVIQFCSAWKSDISAEVQLESFSVGADFFYRLVDETEWMSSRHLDMATFLIRKRQLSHPLVFGTDWTTADCCLQQFLEPFKPTARKRGSKKAASSNTVDLPASKVKNLHHFVRGTWQHGYAQAWTKVRKVYFPYNLKGSHWVAIELDFVRHTATVYDSYIDYTKRSKLVTLLHPISDTLARVLFDMHFYDASEVEEVKQKGLTMSMYTPFSVCSIADVPQQRDGASCGILTVKIIEHLSAGMSVDKVDPLKIKYYRLKLAIEGLRGEAYL; this comes from the exons GAACAAAAATTCCAAGGGAAAGCATTGTCGTTATCCCATACGAAGACGGCAATCACTACGATAAAGGAGAAATTCACTGAACAGCAGCTGCAACTGTTTGAACAGagttgttttggtcatctCCTAGGGATTGAGGACCTCAAGTGGACTTCTCCGATTGTCCACGGGTTGCTGCTCAGGAAAGCTGATCCCAAGACAGTTTCCCAACTGAACGGGATCAAATTCATTGTTGGCAAGAAGGTCATCCAATTCACGGCGCAGCAATTTTGCATCGTGACAGGGCTAAGGTTTGGAAACCTTCCCTTGATTCCGATTCCCACGAATGAGAACTGCTCATTGAAACGGAAGTACTTTGCCAACGATAAAGCTGTGAACCTGTTGGAATTAGAAAAGGCCTTCCTCGAATGCGATGATGTGGACGATGTATTCAAGCTTGGATTCGTATACTTTGCTGTCTTTGTGCTGTTGGGCAGCGAAAAACATGTCCACATTGACATGCGATATTTGAAGTTGGCGGAAGACCTTGAAGACTTTGGGAAGTATCCATGGGGTGCTGTGTCTTATGCGAAGACAAATGCGTCACTGCTGAGGGCACTTTGTGCAGATTACCAGCGAGTGAAAGTGCCCACAAAAactgccaaaacaaaaaaatctggaAAGAAACCAACAACAACGGCAACCGGTAGACCAAGAGAGTACCACCTCAAAGGTTTTCCGTATGCACTTCAG ATTTGGGCGTATGAGGTGTTTCCAGCGTTGGCTGCACTACATTTGGTGGTGCACGAAGAAAATGCGCACATCCCTCGTTTACTACATTGGAGGAGCAATAGTTCGCCGCGTTTTTATGAGCTAATGAGCCAAGTATTCGAGAACCGTGAG GTTGATGTGCAGCTTCTTCGGCCATCTGTGATGGACAAGCAGCAGCCGTATTGGACTTGGGGTGACAGTGCTGACGACAGTGAAGAACTTGTTGACTTGTTGGGCGATGACGCTGAACAACAAACCGGCACTTCTGCCTctgtagaagaaaaagagaaggacaTTGACGATACTGCAAACCTTCCGTCGTCTTCTAAG GGTACAGTCGCGTCCAGAGAGTTACGCACTTTGAAGCGTGACTTTCAAAGGACAAAGGATGAATTGGCCAAAGTTTCCCTATCAAATCGAGCACTTTGCGACAGAGTGCATCAGTTGGAAGACAAGGTACGGAAGGAGTCAATGAAAGCTGAAAAAGAGTtcgaaaaaaatacaaagtgtGTGGAGGATTTCCGCAACACCCTGTCTTCAATGGAGCATTATTTTAAGTTGGAGATAGAGCagctgaaaaaacaaaatggtggGGTGAATGAAGCTGCGGAAGGACATGAGGACCTCGGTAGTCCTCATATGAATGAAGGAGGCAACAATGACTTGTCGCCATTACATGCCTATGTAAGTCCGCCGACAGAACCGGCAGTAATGGAAACACAAGTCCCCGGTGATGGAGCCGAACCTTCCGCAGGCATGGTAGTTGAAGAGGCAAAAATGGCCGCTTCAGTTCCTCACTCAGAAGTGCATGAAGTAGCTGACCCGGCAGAATCCGATGAGCTGCCTACCCCGGAAGATGTTGCTGGGTGTGACGAAATCTGCCAAAGAGTCATGAAGCTGTTAGAAGATTGGAAAATCACTAAGAGTATGCCATCGGGAGGTTTGATGAATCCTCCAAGTCTACCCACAGTTACTATGGCTGGTGATGAAGAAGGTAGTTCAAGtgttgaaaacaaagaagTGGAAGGTAAAGGGTGCAGACAGAAGCGCCCGGCGCAGACATTGTTGAGCCCATTTACAGATcctttgaggaagaagaggacgaTGACTGTGTCGGCTGCGACTGCAACCCCGCCATGTTTTGATCCATCCAAATCCTTGCCCATTGAAGATGTGAAGGCAGTAATACAGTTTTGCAGTGCCTGGAAAAGCGATATCAG TGCGGAGGTGCAGCTGGAATCATTTTCAGTGGGCGCTGATTTTTTCTACAGACTTGTCGATGAAACCGAATGGATGAGCTCAAGG CACCTGGACATGGCAACCTTTCTTATCCGCAAAAGGCAACTATCTCATCCGTTGGTTTTTGGAACGGACTGGACAACGGCAGATTGTTGCTTGCAG CAATTTCTAGAGCCGTTCAAACCGACGGCCAGGAAACGTGGATCGAAGAAGGCTGCTAGTTCAAACACCGTTGACCTTCCAGCCAGCAAGGTGAAGAATTTACATCACTTTGTGCGTGGTACGTGGCAACACGGCTATGCCCAAGCTTGGACAAAAGTCCGGAAGGTGTATTTTCCATATAATCTGAAAGGGTCTCATTGGGTTGCAATCGAACTTGATTTCGTAAGACATACTGCAACCGTGTATGACTCCTATATTGATTATACGAAACGTTCAAAGCTGGTTACGCTTCTGCACCCTATTAGCGATACGCTGGCACGAGTGCTGTTCGATATGCACTTTTATGATGCTTCTGAGGTTGAAGAGGTGAAGCAAAAGGGGCTGACGATGTCGATGTATACGCCATTCTCAGTGTGCAGCATTGCAGATGTGCCACAACAACGAGATGG TGCGTCTTGCGGAATCTTGACCGTCAAAATCATCGAGCATCTCAGTGCTGGGATGTCGGTAGATAAAGTTGACCCTTTGAAGATCAAATATTACCGACTCAAGCTTGCAATTGAGGGTTTAAGGGGGGAGGCATATTTATGA